A region of Lycium barbarum isolate Lr01 chromosome 1, ASM1917538v2, whole genome shotgun sequence DNA encodes the following proteins:
- the LOC132612029 gene encoding uncharacterized protein LOC132612029 — MYSVSHVKRIFIDPGSSANIIRWKVVEQLGLLDQIVPATRVRNEFNIACETTKGEITLLVNTTGIVQHTKFYVIDGEMRYNTLLGRPWLHIMRALPSTLHQMLKFPTSEGVNIIHGEKPAAKEMFAVEEAVQTRKKAMHEGAEDANEIKDAK, encoded by the coding sequence atgtactcagtgtcgcatgTGAAACGTATTTttattgatccaggtagctcggccaacattatCCGGTGGAAGGTAGTGGAGCAGCTGGGACTGTTGGATCAGATTGTACCAGCAACCCGGGTCCGAAACGAGTTTAATATAGCATGTGAAACTACAAAAGGCGAGATCACACTACTAGTGAACACGACCGGTATAGTTCAACACACAAAGTTTTATGTCATTGATGGGGAGATGAGATACAACACCTTGCTTGGAAGACCGTGGTTGCACATCATGAGGGCGCTACCTTCAACCTTGCACCAGATGCTGAAATTTCCAACCTCAGAAGGAGTAAATATCATTCATGGGGAGAAACCTGCGGCAAAAGAAATGTTCGCCGTTGAAGAAGCCGTTCAAACACGAAAGAAAGCCATGCACGAGGGTGCGGAGGATGCAAATGAAATAAAAgacgccaaatag